The Nitrosomonas sp. PY1 genomic sequence CTGTATACCGACTATGGCCTACTCACCAGCGACAAAGCAATTGGTGAAGACGTCAATAAATTATTCCATCAACTCACTGGACTCGGTCGAGCCGGGCGCTTAAAAAAACTGCTGCAGTCACCTTTCACATTACATAAAGGAATCCTAACTTATATCGATAAAGAAATCAGCTTAGTCAATGAAGGCAAAAAGGGATGGATCATTGCTAAAATGAACGCATTGGTCGACCCAGAAATCATCATAGCACTTTATCGTGCTTCTCAAGCCGGTGTAAAAATTGACCTGATCGTTCGGGGCGTATGCTGTCTTCGCCCAGGAATCAAAGGGGTATCAGAAAACATCAGCGTACATTCTATTGTCGGACGGTTCTTGGAACACACGCGAGTATTTTATTTCCATCAAGATGGGAAAGAGTTACTATTTTGTTCGAGCGCTGATTGGATGACGCGCAACTTGCATCATCGTGTGGAAGTATGCTTTCCGATTGAAGAAAAACGGACCAGTGACACGGTTATTGAATTGGGTCTGCTGAATTATCTTTCCGATAACATGCAAGCTTGGTCATTACAAAGCGATGGTTCCTATAAGCGACTAAAACCCGGTACACATAAGCCTCGCTCCGCACAACAATTATTACTAGAGCATTATTGTAAATAATATAGCGATTATGTAATTATTGCGTTTAATCTTTTCCAATGATTGCGGCCACACACCCGACTCCCAATGGATTATTTCCAGAATGCAAGCAATCCACCCAAGAATTCCTACAATCTATTGTTTTTCAGGTATACCCTCTTGAAAATGAAGCTTTGCAAAGCACTCATCTATTTATAGAAAGGACATATTACTTAGACAAATAGTACATCTGTCTCATAACCAAGCTCAAATGAATTGATAAAGTCGATCGATAGCGAATGGTCATTATTTGACTTTTTAGTTTTAACCAGATTCACCATCTAGTAAAAAAATATTCCGCTGATTTAACTTTAACTTACAAGAATTTTTGTTTGGAGCTTGTAATCATGACAATAAAGCTATTTATTAGTATTCAAAAAATCATACAAAATACTTTCAGGAAAATACTGTTAGTAGCTATGATATTTTTAAGCACTTCCATGCCAGTTCTGGCAACCAACTCAACAGCCCATTTACAAGGCGTTTTCGGGCCATTGCATGATTGGCCAATCATTCCAATTGCAATGATGTTAATGCCAGACGGAAGAGTATTTGCTTATGGAACAAACTTAGCAGGCATGCAAGGCGCCAAAATGCATTATGTCGTTTGGGATCCTTCTTTGGGTACGGGATCAAACGCATTCACAGTATTACCAAACATCACAGACACCGATATTTTCTGCGCAGGTCAATCCATGATACCAGCTACCGGTCAGGCATTGATTGTGGGTGGTGATGCGCTGGTAAATGGATTACGTAACTATGCTAACAGCGATGTCAACATTTTCGATCCTGCCACTGATACTTTGATACGCCAATCCCATCAAATGGCCTATAAACGCTGGTATGCAACGACGGTTGCTTTGCCAAATGGTGAGCATGCAATATTGGGTGGACGTAATGACAGATTTTTTGCGGGAAATACTAAGCTGCCGGGCACTACAGCCTCATATTCTCCTATTCCAGAAATCCGTACCCTTGATGGAAACTGGCGCTCGCTTACCACTGCCGAAGATAATTATGCTTATGGTGCACTGGGCTCATCCTCTTGGTACTATCCGCGCGCCTGGGTGAATCCACAGGGCAAAATTTTTATTCTTGGGCACTATGATGCTGCATATAAGCTTGATATCTCAGGTACAGGCACGATTACAAAATATCCAACGACAAAACCCAAAGGAGGACGTTGGGAATTACCTAGTGTGATGTTTGCTCCAGGAAAAATCCTTTCATTACGTAGAAATAAAACTGCCGTTACCGTAAATATCAATAGCAGCGGTGATCCTATTGTCTCGTCCGCAGGTACCGTAAGTATGGAACGCCTGTATGGCAGCATGACTGTACTAGCCGATGGCAAAGTCTGGGTAAATGGTGGTTCTTCATCGGGCAATACCCTCACGGGCGCCACATTGACATCGGAACTCTGGAATCCAAACACAAATACATGGACAGCAACTGCAAATGCTTCCGCAGTAAGACTTTATCATTCGGCTTCGATCTTACTACCGGATGCAACGGTTATGACAGGGGGGGGCGGAGCACCGGGCCCGATTAAGCAAATGAACGGTGAAATTTATTATCCGCCCTATTTATTCAAAACCGACGGCAGCGGAGAATTTGCCCCACGTCCCACAATCATTGACGCACCATCTAATACGATTACCTGGGGTCAAGATTTCTCTATTGAAGCGGATGAAGTTATTCATCGTGTAACGCTACTTCGATTAGGCGCCGTTACACATAACATTGATGTGGAAGTTCGTTTTTTTGATCTACCTTTTTCGCAACCTAATAATATTGTAACGATACAGTCGCCAGCAACAGCCAATATTGCTCCCCCGGGGTTTTACCAGCTATTTGTTTGGAATTCTGTAGGTGTGCCTTCTATCGCCAAAATTATTCATATTCATTAAATATCGAAAAACAAACCAAACGATATTATTATGAATTAGAAAGATTTTTCTAACCCCAGGGTCTTGACAAGAAACTAATTCTTTCTTGTGATTCCGAATAACAGTATAATTCCTGCTATTCTTTGTACATATACATAATAATGCCTAATGCCACCAAATATTATTCAGTGATTGGTGGATCGATTCTTAGAGGGGTTAGAAAAAAAATGAAGCCACCTATTCGTATAGCCGTTACAGGCGCAACAGGACAAATTACTTATAGTCTGCTTTTTCGTATTGCTGCGGGCGATATGCTAGGTTATGACCAGCCGGTCATACTGCAACTGTACGATATCACCGAAGCGCAGCATGTTTTTAAAGGCACTGTCATGGAATTAAATGATTGTGCCTTTCCATTATTAAAACAAATTATTACAACAGATAATCTCGAGATTGCTTTTGGTGATGC encodes the following:
- a CDS encoding galactose oxidase-like domain-containing protein, which codes for MTIKLFISIQKIIQNTFRKILLVAMIFLSTSMPVLATNSTAHLQGVFGPLHDWPIIPIAMMLMPDGRVFAYGTNLAGMQGAKMHYVVWDPSLGTGSNAFTVLPNITDTDIFCAGQSMIPATGQALIVGGDALVNGLRNYANSDVNIFDPATDTLIRQSHQMAYKRWYATTVALPNGEHAILGGRNDRFFAGNTKLPGTTASYSPIPEIRTLDGNWRSLTTAEDNYAYGALGSSSWYYPRAWVNPQGKIFILGHYDAAYKLDISGTGTITKYPTTKPKGGRWELPSVMFAPGKILSLRRNKTAVTVNINSSGDPIVSSAGTVSMERLYGSMTVLADGKVWVNGGSSSGNTLTGATLTSELWNPNTNTWTATANASAVRLYHSASILLPDATVMTGGGGAPGPIKQMNGEIYYPPYLFKTDGSGEFAPRPTIIDAPSNTITWGQDFSIEADEVIHRVTLLRLGAVTHNIDVEVRFFDLPFSQPNNIVTIQSPATANIAPPGFYQLFVWNSVGVPSIAKIIHIH